Within the Beduinella massiliensis genome, the region GATGCCGCCGACGTCGATGCAGGTGCGCCCGCAGGTCGGGCAGGAAATATAGCTGACGTGATCGCTGCGCAGCCCCACGGCGCGCAGGATGTCGATGCCCGCCTGCACCTCCGGCACGGGGTCGCCCGTCAAAGATACGCGGATCGTGTCCCCGATGCCGCCAAGCAGCAGGGAACCTATGCCGATGGCCGATTTGAGCGTGCCCTCGCCGGGCAGACCCGCCTCGGTGACACCCAGATGCAGCGGATAGTCGCATCGCTCGCTCGCCAAGCGGTACACGTCATAGGTGTCGCGAACGTTCGACGCTTTCATCGAGAGCACCATGTCGTAAAAGCCGCAGCGTTCCAGCATGCGGGCGTGGTTGAGAGCGCTTTCCACCATCCCTTCGGGCGTCGGCCCGCCGTACTTTTGCAGGATGTCCGTTTCCACCGACCCGGAGTTTACGCCGATGCGAACCGGGATATGGTGCGCCTTCACGCAGTCCGCAAGCGCGCGCACGTTCTGCTCTCCACCGATGTTGCCGGGATTGATGCGCAGCTTATGAATCCCGTTTTCCGCCGCCGCGATCGCCAGTTTGTGATCGAAGTGGATGTCCGCCACGAGCGGCACCGGGGAACCGTCCACCAGCTCGCGCACCGCTCGGGCGCATTCCATGTCGTAAACCGAGACGCGGACGATGTCCGCTCCCGCCGCCGACAGCGCGCGGATTTGGGATAGCGTCGCCTCCACGTCGCGCGTGTCCGTATTCGTCATCGACTGCACGCTGATGGGCGCGCCGCCACCCACCGCGACAGAGCCGACCTGTACCTTTCGCGTCATCGTTTTAAGCCTTCCTTTCGTACATCCATCCGTCCGTCAGGCGAATATGCGCAGAATGTCCTTGTAGGTGAAGACCACGACCACCAGCATGAGCAGTACGAAGCCGCACATGTGGATCATCCCCTCCACGTTGGGGTTCACGGGCTTACGCCGAATCGCCTCGATGGCGAAGAAAATCAGACGGCTTCCGTCAAGCCCCGGGATGGGCAGCAGGTTCATAAAGCCCAGATTGATGCTGATGAGCGCTGCGAGCTTCAAATAAATGTCGAGCCCTCCGGCGCGCGTTTCCTTTTGAATGATGTCGATCGTCCCTACCGGCCCGGCGATATCGTTTACGCCTTCTCCGCGCGTTACCAGCCCGGCCAGCGCGTCCCAAATGCTCTTCACCGCCGAGATGTTCCAGTCCACCGCAACCTTGACGCTGTCCAGCAGCGGCAGGCGCACGCGCGCGCTCCCGAAGGAGATGCCGATCGCATAAGCGCCCATCTCCGCGCTGTACGCGGGCGAGACGGATACGTGACGATATCCCCCGTCCCGCATGACCGTCATCGTCACAGGGCTGCCCCCGCTCTTCGAGATGGCATCCGTCACCATAGCGGCGCTCGTGATCGTCTCGCCGTTCACGCCGACGAGTACGTCTCCTGCCTCCAGTCCAGCCGTCTGCGCGGGCTCGCCCGCATTGACGGACTGTATCTGAAGGTAGTATTCGCCGATCGCCGTCACGAAGACGATCACGATCAGCAGCGCGATCACAAAGTTCATCAACGGCCCCGCGAGAACGGACAGGAAACGCTTCCAGACCGCCTGCTTGTTGTAAGCGCGCGGGTCGTCGTTGTCCTCATCTTCTCCGTAAAACTTGCAGTATCCGCCCACCGGCAGCGCGCGCAGGGAGTAAACCGTTCCTCTCTTGCCCGTATGCGCCCAGATCTTCGGGCCCATCCCGATGGAAAATTCCATGACCTCGATGCCGCACAGACGCGCCACGAAAAAGTGCCCCGCCTCATGCACCATGACCAGTACGCCCAACATCACGAGGGCAAGCAAAACATAGAAAAGCGTGCTAAACGTTGAAAACACTCTCCTTATCCATCTCGCCCTTGGCTCTTTTAAGGCAGGGGCGATTCGCGTCCGGCTGCGCCGCGCACGCGCTGTCCGGTGCTCTTGATTCAGCCGTCCTTGCTATTCTACGCGACGGCCGTGCGTATTCTTCCCACTTCTCCGTATTTTGCCCCAGGGGATATCAGGCAAGCAGCTCTTGCGCCGCTGCACGCGCAGCCTGATCCGCCTCGAAGACCTCTTCCAGGCTAGGCGAATGCACAACGCTGATGCGCTGCATCGTTTCTTCTACGACCTGTGCGATGCGGCCAAAGCAGATGCGGTCCTCCAGGAAAGCCTGCACCGCCGCCTCATTCGCGCCGTTCATCACGGCTGCCGCCGTGCCGCCCGCTTTCAGCGCGGCGTATGCGAGATTCAGCGCAGGAAACTTATCCGTGTCCGGCGCTTCAAAGGTCAGCGCGCCTATTTGGGACCAGTCAAGCGCCTGACCGCCCGTCGCCAGCCGCTCCGGCCAGGACATGGCGTACAGGATCGGCAGACGCATGTCCGGCGTCCCCATCTGGGCGATCACCGCACCGTCTTCATACTCGACCATGGAATGCACCACGCTCTGTGGATGAACGAGCACGTCGATTTTCTCGGTGGGCATGTCAAAAAGCCAGCGCGCCTCGATCACTTCCAGCGCTTTGTTCATCATCGTCGCG harbors:
- the ispG gene encoding flavodoxin-dependent (E)-4-hydroxy-3-methylbut-2-enyl-diphosphate synthase translates to MTRKVQVGSVAVGGGAPISVQSMTNTDTRDVEATLSQIRALSAAGADIVRVSVYDMECARAVRELVDGSPVPLVADIHFDHKLAIAAAENGIHKLRINPGNIGGEQNVRALADCVKAHHIPVRIGVNSGSVETDILQKYGGPTPEGMVESALNHARMLERCGFYDMVLSMKASNVRDTYDVYRLASERCDYPLHLGVTEAGLPGEGTLKSAIGIGSLLLGGIGDTIRVSLTGDPVPEVQAGIDILRAVGLRSDHVSYISCPTCGRTCIDVGGIMRRVQDALRDVRVPLKVAVMGCVVNGPGEAREADIGIAGGKDGGALFVKGKAPRKVQGDLAQALIDEIWALLKAREEGEGQS
- a CDS encoding M50 family metallopeptidase, yielding MFSTFSTLFYVLLALVMLGVLVMVHEAGHFFVARLCGIEVMEFSIGMGPKIWAHTGKRGTVYSLRALPVGGYCKFYGEDEDNDDPRAYNKQAVWKRFLSVLAGPLMNFVIALLIVIVFVTAIGEYYLQIQSVNAGEPAQTAGLEAGDVLVGVNGETITSAAMVTDAISKSGGSPVTMTVMRDGGYRHVSVSPAYSAEMGAYAIGISFGSARVRLPLLDSVKVAVDWNISAVKSIWDALAGLVTRGEGVNDIAGPVGTIDIIQKETRAGGLDIYLKLAALISINLGFMNLLPIPGLDGSRLIFFAIEAIRRKPVNPNVEGMIHMCGFVLLMLVVVVFTYKDILRIFA